The Sphaerospermopsis torques-reginae ITEP-024 genome has a window encoding:
- a CDS encoding aminotransferase class V-fold PLP-dependent enzyme: protein MLYHHRQKFPALGNKIYFNYGGQGPMPQGAMDAISQTQAHIQEIGPFGTEAYRWISPQMQSVREAIASTLNVPSDTITLTGNVTIGCNIGMWGINWQAGDHLLLSDCEHPGVIATSQEISRRFAVEVSTCQLMATLNEGDPVSVIAENLCPNTRLVVLSHVLWNTGQVLPIDKITEICRKNNSLLLVDAAQSVGVLPLNLTELGVDFYAFTGHKWLCGPAGVGGLYVRTEAREMLQPTFIGLDGVITNNQAQPINWQPDGRRYEVSTLATPLYIALKEAIAIHHQWGTAEERYQQICRNSEYLWQKLIELPNVKCLKNSPPQSGLVSFLLTNNQPSLKLVQFLESQKILTRTIANPNCIRVSVHYLTLESEIDQLIAAIKEFSHL from the coding sequence ATGTTATATCACCATCGGCAAAAATTTCCAGCTTTAGGGAACAAGATTTATTTTAATTATGGCGGACAAGGACCAATGCCTCAAGGGGCGATGGATGCTATCAGCCAAACTCAAGCGCATATTCAGGAAATAGGACCTTTTGGTACGGAAGCTTATCGCTGGATATCTCCCCAAATGCAATCTGTAAGGGAGGCGATCGCCTCTACCTTAAATGTACCATCTGACACTATCACCCTCACAGGTAATGTCACCATTGGTTGTAATATCGGAATGTGGGGTATTAATTGGCAAGCTGGTGATCATTTACTGCTTTCTGACTGTGAACATCCCGGAGTGATTGCCACATCCCAAGAAATTAGTCGTAGATTCGCTGTAGAAGTTTCCACTTGTCAACTCATGGCGACTTTAAACGAGGGTGATCCTGTCAGTGTTATTGCTGAAAACCTCTGCCCCAATACTCGGCTGGTAGTTTTAAGTCATGTGTTGTGGAATACTGGCCAAGTTTTGCCTATTGACAAAATCACAGAAATATGCAGAAAAAATAATTCTTTGTTGTTGGTAGATGCGGCTCAATCAGTGGGAGTTCTACCTTTAAATCTAACAGAATTGGGGGTAGATTTCTATGCTTTTACTGGACATAAATGGTTATGCGGTCCTGCGGGCGTAGGAGGTTTGTATGTACGAACCGAAGCACGGGAAATGTTGCAGCCAACATTTATAGGTTTAGATGGAGTCATCACCAATAATCAAGCACAACCAATTAATTGGCAACCAGATGGGCGACGATATGAAGTGTCTACCTTAGCAACTCCATTATATATTGCTTTAAAGGAAGCGATCGCCATTCATCATCAATGGGGAACAGCAGAGGAAAGATATCAGCAAATTTGCAGAAACAGTGAGTATCTTTGGCAAAAGTTGATAGAATTACCTAATGTCAAATGTTTAAAAAATTCCCCTCCCCAAAGCGGTTTAGTTTCCTTTTTGCTAACCAATAATCAGCCGAGTTTAAAATTAGTACAGTTTTTAGAATCACAAAAAATCTTAACTCGCACAATTGCCAATCCTAATTGTATTCGGGTAAGTGTTCATTACCTCACCTTAGAATCAGAAATTGACCAATTAATAGCAGCAATTAAAGAATTTTCTCATCTGTAG
- a CDS encoding glycosyl transferase, translating to MNRPILYITITNHGFGHATRTASIAATIQKLCPEVLLIIVTTAPRWLLESYIKGDFILRQRAFDLGVVQADSLTMDKAATLDKLREIKKNQNSLIASEVNFLRQNRVNLILADIPFLAAGFGKAANIPCWMISNFSWDFIYQDWGGEFTEIADWVSDWYTKSDRLFRLPFHTPMSAFPNIIDVGLTGGSPGFPIDEIRTIWGITTPPEKTILLTFGGLGLQAIPYNNIEKFSDWQFITFDASAPDLPNLIKVQNRQYRPVDFMPICSRVVSKPGYSTFAEATLLGLPIITIPRHDFAEADLLLEGIKNYNHHQIITPTEFFDGTWDFLHDLPQPPKQPQPIAKNGNETIAKAVIDYLKSI from the coding sequence ATGAACCGTCCAATTTTATATATAACCATTACTAACCACGGCTTTGGCCATGCTACCCGCACCGCATCAATAGCAGCAACAATTCAAAAATTATGTCCAGAAGTGCTGTTAATTATTGTGACAACTGCACCTCGATGGTTGCTGGAATCCTACATCAAAGGTGATTTTATTCTGCGTCAACGTGCTTTTGATTTAGGTGTAGTTCAAGCTGACAGTTTGACAATGGATAAAGCAGCAACCTTAGACAAGTTAAGAGAAATTAAAAAAAATCAAAATTCGTTAATTGCTTCGGAAGTTAATTTTCTTCGCCAAAATCGTGTTAACCTCATATTGGCAGATATTCCTTTTCTGGCGGCTGGGTTTGGGAAAGCAGCAAACATTCCCTGTTGGATGATAAGTAACTTTAGTTGGGACTTTATTTATCAAGATTGGGGAGGAGAATTTACAGAAATTGCTGATTGGGTCAGTGATTGGTATACTAAAAGCGATCGCTTATTTCGTCTTCCCTTCCATACACCCATGTCTGCTTTTCCTAATATCATAGATGTGGGTTTAACAGGTGGTTCTCCCGGTTTCCCTATTGATGAAATCCGCACCATTTGGGGAATAACTACACCACCAGAAAAAACCATCTTGCTAACATTTGGAGGTTTAGGTTTACAAGCAATTCCTTATAATAATATTGAAAAATTTTCTGATTGGCAATTTATCACCTTTGATGCTTCCGCACCAGATTTACCTAACTTAATTAAAGTGCAAAATCGCCAATATCGTCCTGTTGATTTTATGCCAATTTGTAGCAGAGTAGTTTCTAAACCAGGGTACAGCACTTTTGCAGAAGCTACACTTCTAGGACTTCCTATTATTACCATCCCGCGTCATGACTTTGCGGAAGCTGATTTGCTATTAGAAGGAATTAAGAATTACAACCACCATCAAATTATCACACCAACAGAATTTTTTGATGGAACTTGGGATTTTCTTCATGACTTACCCCAACCGCCAAAACAACCACAACCCATAGCTAAAAATGGTAATGAAACTATAGCCAAAGCAGTGATAGATTATTTGAAGTCAATTTAA
- a CDS encoding secondary thiamine-phosphate synthase enzyme YjbQ, producing MTHYQKLLRISTTGKSFQNITSKVATIVAESGVKTGLCTLFLRHTSASLIIQENADPDVLMDLANFMAKLVPEGNYYIHDAEGVDDMPGHIRTVLTHTSENIPINNGHLVLGTWQGIYIWEHRQHNHTRELVVHIWG from the coding sequence ATGACACACTATCAAAAATTACTGAGAATTTCCACAACTGGCAAATCCTTTCAGAATATTACATCAAAAGTTGCCACCATAGTCGCAGAGTCTGGCGTGAAAACTGGACTTTGCACCTTATTTTTGCGTCACACTTCAGCCAGTCTAATCATTCAGGAAAATGCTGATCCTGATGTGTTAATGGATTTAGCAAATTTTATGGCTAAATTAGTACCAGAAGGCAACTATTATATCCATGATGCCGAAGGTGTTGATGATATGCCAGGACACATCCGCACAGTTTTAACTCATACCTCAGAAAACATCCCCATTAATAATGGTCATCTAGTTTTGGGAACATGGCAAGGTATTTACATTTGGGAACATCGCCAGCATAATCATACCAGAGAGTTGGTAGTTCACATTTGGGGATAA